In Salmo salar chromosome ssa03, Ssal_v3.1, whole genome shotgun sequence, a single genomic region encodes these proteins:
- the LOC106599884 gene encoding gap junction gamma-1 protein — translation MTTMSWSFLTRLLEEIHNHSTFVGKVWLTVLIIFRIVLTAVGGESIYSDEQTKFTCNTKQPGCDNVCYDAFAPLSHVRFWVFQIIMISTPSVMYLGYAIHKIARTSELERRKFHRRKKLIHAQRWTESHPLEEVLEEDEDNDAEPIIYQEEMVEAQEVKPEPAKPQKHDGRRRIMQEGLMRIYVLQLLSRALFEIGFLAGQYLLYGFRVNSSYVCNKVPCPHNVDCFISRPTEKTIFLLIMYVVSCLCLLLNVCEMFHLSIGTFRDTLRKRRNQGGRRPSYSYPYSHNIPASPPGYNLVMKSDRPNRIIPNSLIMHHEQNMANDVQEHNQECTSPDDNIPSDLASLHRHLRVAQEQLEMAFQTYNTNKNQPTSRTSSPGSTMAEQIRVNTTQEKQGARPKSATTEKAGTVVKNGKSSVWI, via the coding sequence ATGACCACCATGAGCTGGAGCTTTCTCACACGTCTTCTGGAAGAGATCCACAACCATTCCACCTTTGTGGGGAAAGTGTGGCTCACGGTGCTAATCATATTCCGCATTGTGCTGACCGCCGTGGGGGGCGAGTCCATCTACTCTGACGAGCAGACCAAGTTCACCTGTAACACCAAGCAGCCCGGTTGTGACAACGTGTGCTACGATGCCTTCGCCCCACTCTCACATGTCCGCTTCTGGGTTTTCCAGATCATCATGATCTCCACCCCCTCGGTAATGTACCTGGGCTACGCCATCCACAAGATAGCCCGCACCTCTGAGTTGGAGCGCCGGAAGTTCCACCGCCGGAAGAAGCTCATTCACGCTCAAAGGTGGACGGAAAGCCACCCGCTTGAGGAGGTgctggaggaggatgaggacaacGATGCAGAGCCTATTATCTACCAGGAGGAGATGGTGGAAGCCCAAGAAGTCAAGCCTGAGCCGGCCAAGCCGCAGAAACATGACGGCCGCCGGCGGATCATGCAAGAGGGCCTGATGAGAATCTATGTCCTTCAGCTACTGTCCCGGGCCCTGTTTGAGATCGGCTTCCTGGCGGGCCAGTATCTTCTCTATGGCTTCCGTGTTAATTCATCATATGTGTGCAATAAGGTGCCCTGTCCCCACAATGTAGACTGCTTTATATCTCGGCCGACGGAGAAGACCATATTCCTGCTCATCATGTATGTCGTCAGCTGCCTCTGCCTTCTCCTCAACGTGTGTGAGATGTTCCACTTGAGCATTGGAACATTCCGAGACACTCTCCGCAAGAGGAGGAATCAGGGGGGTCGACGGCCCTCGTACAGCTACCCGTACTCCCATAACATCCCCGCCTCTCCCCCCGGGTACAACCTGGTCATGAAGTCAGACAGGCCCAACCGGATTATCCCCAACAGTCTAATTATGCACCATGAGCAGAACATGGCCAACGATGTCCAGGAACATAACCAAGAGTGCACCAGTCCAGATGACAACATCCCCTCGGACCTGGCCAGCCTGCACCGCCACCTACGGGTGGCCCAGGAGCAGCTAGAAATGGCCTTCCAGACCTACAACACCAACAAGAACCAGCCCACCTCGAGGACAAGTAGTCCTGGAAGCACCATGGCAGAGCAAATCAGGGTCAACACAACCCAGGAGAAACAAGGAGCCAGGCCGAAATCAGCCACTACAGAGAAAGCTGGGACCGTTGTAAAAAATGGAAAGAGTTCTGTATGGATTTAG